From the Maioricimonas rarisocia genome, one window contains:
- a CDS encoding class I SAM-dependent methyltransferase → MSEQNASSPQSNQAFYDRIAHAYDFIADANEHKARETGEVALNLQPGERVFEIGYGTGNTLVDIAKAVGESGYVAGLDVSPKMRDVAAGKVAEAQLATPVELVVGDARELPFGDNSFQAAFTSFTLELFEPEDIPKVLGEVKRVLQPGGRLGVVSMAVVPAGEHESGLEKTYKWMHQHFPHIVDCRPIDVDEVLNAAGFEVASSERMEIWTMPVAMVVARA, encoded by the coding sequence ATGTCAGAGCAGAACGCTTCGTCTCCGCAGTCGAATCAGGCTTTCTACGATCGCATCGCTCACGCCTACGACTTCATCGCCGACGCCAACGAACACAAGGCCCGGGAAACCGGAGAAGTGGCTCTGAATCTGCAGCCGGGCGAGCGGGTGTTCGAGATCGGCTACGGGACCGGTAACACGCTGGTCGATATCGCAAAGGCAGTTGGCGAAAGCGGTTACGTGGCCGGCCTCGATGTCTCGCCGAAGATGCGGGACGTTGCCGCGGGCAAGGTGGCCGAGGCGCAACTCGCGACTCCAGTGGAACTTGTTGTCGGAGACGCTCGCGAGTTGCCGTTCGGCGACAACTCGTTTCAGGCGGCGTTTACCAGCTTCACTCTCGAACTGTTCGAGCCGGAGGACATTCCGAAGGTGCTGGGCGAGGTGAAACGGGTGCTTCAGCCGGGAGGACGCCTCGGCGTGGTCTCGATGGCGGTCGTGCCGGCCGGCGAGCACGAGAGCGGCCTGGAGAAGACCTACAAATGGATGCATCAGCACTTTCCGCACATCGTCGACTGCCGGCCGATTGATGTCGACGAGGTGTTGAATGCGGCAGGATTCGAGGTGGCCTCGTCGGAGCGGATGGAGATCTGGACGATGCCGGTCGCGATGGTCGTCGCCCGGGCGTGA
- a CDS encoding class I SAM-dependent methyltransferase: MPLPDELHHGRRFDEYAAGYDAPENVCRVRQAVREKAAELIGDRCPLAVIDVGCGTGSLLCEVAPTIQAGIGLDVSREMLAVAGQKAIAAGRTNLEFRFGSFTDLSSPEFRSDLPEAEVVVSTYAMHHLPADEKRRTLEAMTTLLVPGGAIVLGDLMFFDPPEEHRESFDEAGYGPEHDQPETVETLQQWAEELECSAELYRIHPLAGVVEMEKA; this comes from the coding sequence ATGCCCCTCCCCGACGAACTGCACCACGGCCGTCGCTTCGACGAATATGCCGCCGGCTACGATGCTCCGGAGAATGTCTGTCGCGTCAGGCAGGCCGTAAGAGAGAAGGCGGCGGAACTGATTGGCGATCGCTGCCCACTGGCGGTGATCGACGTCGGTTGCGGAACCGGGTCGCTGCTGTGTGAGGTCGCCCCGACAATCCAGGCTGGAATCGGCCTGGATGTCAGCCGGGAGATGCTGGCCGTCGCAGGGCAGAAAGCCATCGCGGCCGGCCGCACGAATCTCGAGTTCCGGTTCGGTTCGTTCACGGACCTCAGCAGTCCGGAGTTCCGATCGGATCTGCCGGAAGCGGAGGTCGTCGTCAGCACGTACGCGATGCACCATCTGCCGGCTGACGAGAAACGACGGACTCTCGAAGCAATGACGACGTTGCTCGTGCCGGGCGGAGCAATCGTCCTGGGAGACCTGATGTTCTTCGACCCACCGGAAGAGCACCGGGAGTCATTCGACGAAGCGGGCTACGGCCCGGAGCACGATCAGCCCGAGACCGTCGAGACGCTGCAGCAATGGGCGGAGGAGCTGGAGTGCTCGGCTGAGCTGTACCGCATCCACCCCCTCGCCGGCGTCGTGGAGATGGAGAAGGCGTGA
- a CDS encoding sulfatase family protein: MHRRSVTLTMLLLALLSPSPRVTARAADDRPNIIFVLTDDQAPTAAGFTGNPQLKTPHMDRIAREGATLTNAFVVTPVCSPSRASLVTSRYGSELEITDWINPRSEPELGLEPEQVTWIELLQQAGYATSLCGKWHLGTADRYHPTQQGYDHFMGIRDGGCPPKDPVLEIDGKQVKTSGFVVDTITDHALEFIDQHKDGPFLVSLHYREPHAAWLPTRNEDWLPYRDIDPVIPNPDFPLLDTEKVKRWTREYYASCASVDRNLGRVLGRLDELGIADNTVVVFTSDHGYHNGHHGLWYKGNAHWILTELPEQEWDHIPPRRRPNLFDQALRVPTAVRWPDRIAAGTVVDEVVSNLDWFPTLLAMAGVEIPADVNVRGRSIVPLLEGKEVDWDDDLYCEYSMHHGATTHMRGWRTPEWKLMIDFAHEGRAELYDLVNDPGETTNLIDSTEPRVVAARRTLEEKIRQRMAEIGDEVAAGR, translated from the coding sequence ATGCACCGCCGCTCCGTTACGCTCACGATGCTCCTCCTGGCCCTGCTCTCACCATCGCCCCGGGTGACAGCTCGTGCGGCCGACGATCGCCCCAATATCATCTTCGTCCTGACCGACGACCAGGCACCGACGGCGGCGGGGTTCACCGGCAATCCGCAATTGAAGACGCCCCACATGGACCGCATCGCCCGCGAAGGGGCGACGCTGACCAACGCCTTCGTCGTCACGCCGGTCTGCAGTCCGTCGCGGGCCTCGCTGGTCACCAGCCGGTACGGCAGCGAACTGGAAATCACCGACTGGATCAATCCCCGCAGCGAGCCGGAACTCGGCCTCGAGCCCGAACAGGTCACCTGGATCGAATTGCTCCAACAGGCCGGCTACGCCACCTCGCTGTGCGGCAAATGGCACCTGGGGACCGCCGACCGTTATCACCCGACGCAGCAGGGGTACGATCACTTCATGGGAATTCGGGACGGCGGCTGTCCGCCGAAGGATCCGGTTCTCGAAATCGACGGCAAGCAGGTGAAGACGAGCGGCTTCGTCGTCGACACGATCACCGATCACGCCCTGGAGTTCATCGACCAGCACAAGGACGGCCCGTTTCTGGTTTCACTCCACTATCGCGAGCCGCACGCCGCCTGGCTCCCCACCCGTAACGAAGACTGGCTGCCGTACAGAGACATCGATCCGGTCATTCCCAACCCCGACTTTCCACTGCTCGACACAGAGAAGGTGAAACGGTGGACCCGCGAGTACTACGCCAGCTGCGCGAGCGTCGACCGCAATCTCGGCCGAGTGCTCGGCCGGCTGGACGAACTGGGCATCGCCGACAACACGGTCGTCGTCTTCACGAGCGATCACGGCTACCACAACGGACACCACGGGCTGTGGTACAAGGGGAACGCTCACTGGATTCTGACGGAGCTTCCGGAGCAGGAGTGGGACCACATTCCGCCCCGTCGTCGGCCGAACCTGTTCGATCAGGCACTGCGGGTGCCGACCGCCGTACGCTGGCCGGACCGCATTGCCGCGGGCACCGTCGTGGACGAAGTCGTCTCGAACCTCGACTGGTTCCCGACGCTGCTGGCGATGGCGGGGGTCGAGATTCCTGCAGATGTGAACGTCCGTGGTCGCAGTATCGTCCCGCTGCTGGAAGGCAAAGAGGTCGACTGGGACGACGATTTGTACTGCGAGTACAGCATGCATCACGGAGCGACGACGCACATGCGTGGCTGGCGGACTCCGGAGTGGAAGCTGATGATCGACTTCGCCCACGAGGGCCGGGCCGAGCTGTACGATCTGGTAAATGATCCCGGTGAGACGACGAACCTGATCGATTCGACGGAGCCGCGGGTTGTCGCCGCACGCAGGACGCTTGAGGAGAAGATCCGGCAGCGAATGGCCGAGATCGGGGACGAGGTCGCCGCAGGGCGTTAA
- a CDS encoding SRPBCC family protein, with translation MIESLESHPPQPRPIRWWVRACFGLTSPVGQRLYFYTGVGLMAVKYIVEAGFIRLMTGRTLTLLDFVNPLLSSRMQLLQGAPDWAGWALILWSLPFLWIAASMSIRRSADAGLSPWPGMLVLLPIINLPVMLLLAALPHREVERPYGETLGADDVSAAGSALWGIAGGVATGAVAFAMSVLLLESYGAVLFLSTPFFVGAVSAYAYNRPASRDAGSTLAVVMLSVLLSASALLLFALEGFICLLMAMPLAALMAPLGGLIGKAIADQCRGRRSHAMYAVAALPLLAALEFFVVHPHVREVQTSVEIDASPQIVWQNVIAFPDLPEPTEWYFRAGVAAPIGAHIEGHGVGAVRHCRFTTGDFVEPITVWDEPRRLAFDVTEQPEPMFELTPYHEIHPPHLHGTMRSLRGEFRLIELPGGRTRLEGSTWYLLAMWPQEYWIPFSDGIVHRIHQRVLEHVRDVSERSNGPPSRH, from the coding sequence ATGATCGAATCTCTGGAATCTCACCCGCCTCAGCCCCGTCCGATCCGCTGGTGGGTGCGGGCCTGCTTCGGGCTGACGTCTCCGGTCGGACAGCGGTTGTACTTCTACACCGGCGTCGGCCTGATGGCGGTGAAGTACATCGTCGAAGCCGGCTTCATCCGGCTGATGACCGGCAGAACGCTCACTCTGCTGGATTTCGTCAACCCCCTGCTGTCCTCCCGCATGCAGCTGCTGCAGGGCGCCCCCGACTGGGCCGGCTGGGCGCTGATCCTCTGGAGCCTGCCGTTCCTCTGGATCGCCGCCTCGATGAGCATTCGCCGCTCCGCCGATGCCGGCCTCTCACCCTGGCCCGGCATGCTGGTACTGCTGCCGATCATCAACCTTCCGGTGATGCTGCTGCTCGCCGCCCTGCCCCACCGTGAGGTCGAACGTCCCTATGGCGAGACGCTGGGTGCCGATGACGTCAGTGCGGCAGGAAGCGCGTTGTGGGGCATCGCCGGCGGTGTGGCGACCGGCGCGGTCGCCTTCGCCATGAGCGTCCTGCTCCTGGAAAGCTACGGCGCCGTCCTGTTCCTCAGCACTCCCTTTTTCGTCGGTGCTGTTTCCGCCTATGCCTACAACCGGCCCGCCAGCCGTGATGCCGGCTCGACACTCGCCGTCGTCATGCTGTCGGTGTTGCTCTCTGCCTCAGCACTGTTGCTGTTCGCACTCGAAGGTTTCATCTGCCTGCTGATGGCGATGCCGCTCGCCGCTCTGATGGCCCCACTGGGAGGATTGATCGGCAAGGCGATCGCCGACCAGTGCCGCGGCCGGCGCTCACACGCCATGTATGCGGTCGCCGCTCTGCCGTTGCTCGCAGCACTCGAGTTCTTCGTCGTTCACCCTCACGTGCGGGAAGTGCAGACGTCCGTCGAGATCGACGCGTCGCCTCAGATCGTCTGGCAGAACGTCATCGCCTTCCCCGATCTGCCTGAGCCGACCGAGTGGTACTTCCGCGCAGGCGTCGCCGCACCGATTGGTGCCCACATCGAGGGGCACGGCGTGGGAGCCGTCCGCCACTGCCGGTTCACGACCGGTGACTTCGTCGAACCGATCACCGTCTGGGATGAACCGCGTCGTCTCGCCTTCGACGTCACCGAGCAGCCGGAGCCGATGTTCGAACTGACGCCTTATCACGAGATTCACCCGCCCCACCTGCACGGCACCATGCGGAGCCTGCGGGGCGAGTTCCGCCTGATCGAACTGCCGGGCGGCCGCACGCGTCTTGAAGGAAGTACCTGGTACCTGCTCGCGATGTGGCCGCAGGAATACTGGATCCCCTTCTCGGACGGGATCGTGCACCGCATTCACCAGCGCGTGCTGGAGCATGTGCGGGATGTGAGTGAACGGTCGAACGGGCCTCCCAGCCGTCATTAG
- a CDS encoding LOG family protein, whose amino-acid sequence MARKHRRALPDVSEADVMPTEHASVLTGNEALIAEIREIADKLERDQTTRGDLKIITRALKELRYAFKVFKPFRRTRKVTVFGSARTPADHPTFQQAVEFGRRMAEEGWFVVTGAGGGIMEAAHIGAGRDYAMGLNIMLPFEQDANPVIEGDKKLINLKYFFTRKLLFVKEVHAITLFAGGFGTQDECFETLTLVQTGKRDLMPIVCIDSENSTYWQDWLGYVKDHLVHDGLISPSDLSLFKVTSDIDEAVDEIMGFYCVYNSMRYVRDKLVLRLHKQPGPELVERLNDEFSDIVLRGKIEPVDVHPLEADDEHLAQLPRIALYFNRRDHGRLRQMVDLINDELGDDEDDDS is encoded by the coding sequence ATGGCACGGAAGCACCGACGCGCGCTGCCCGACGTCTCCGAAGCGGACGTCATGCCCACAGAGCATGCGTCCGTCCTCACGGGCAACGAAGCACTCATCGCAGAAATCCGCGAGATCGCCGACAAGCTCGAACGCGATCAGACCACGCGGGGTGACCTCAAGATCATCACCCGCGCCCTCAAGGAACTGCGCTACGCCTTCAAGGTCTTCAAACCGTTCCGCCGCACGCGGAAAGTGACCGTCTTCGGCTCGGCCCGCACCCCCGCCGACCATCCCACCTTCCAGCAGGCCGTCGAGTTCGGTCGCCGCATGGCCGAAGAAGGATGGTTCGTCGTCACCGGCGCAGGCGGCGGCATCATGGAAGCGGCCCACATCGGCGCCGGTCGCGACTACGCCATGGGCCTGAACATCATGCTCCCCTTTGAGCAGGATGCCAACCCGGTCATTGAGGGGGACAAGAAGCTCATCAACCTCAAGTACTTCTTCACGCGAAAGCTCCTGTTCGTGAAGGAAGTACACGCGATCACGTTGTTCGCCGGCGGCTTCGGCACCCAGGACGAGTGTTTCGAAACCCTCACGCTCGTGCAGACCGGAAAGCGGGACCTGATGCCCATCGTCTGCATCGACTCCGAGAACAGCACCTACTGGCAGGACTGGCTCGGCTACGTCAAGGACCATCTCGTCCACGACGGCCTGATCTCTCCCAGCGACCTCTCCCTCTTCAAGGTCACCAGCGACATCGACGAAGCCGTCGACGAGATCATGGGCTTCTACTGCGTCTACAACAGCATGCGGTACGTCCGCGACAAGCTGGTCCTGCGACTGCACAAGCAGCCCGGACCGGAACTGGTCGAGCGGCTGAACGACGAGTTCAGCGACATCGTTCTGCGAGGCAAGATCGAACCGGTCGACGTCCACCCCCTCGAAGCGGACGACGAACACCTCGCCCAGCTCCCCCGCATCGCCCTCTACTTCAATCGTCGCGACCACGGCCGTCTGCGGCAGATGGTCGACCTCATCAACGACGAACTGGGTGACGACGAAGACGACGACAGCTGA
- a CDS encoding STAS domain-containing protein, giving the protein MAQAQDDFNLEWHGDALVVCPSGSVESMDWVLIDQAAQIVMSPIRSQKVPLVVFDLSQVNYFGSVFLALLLRCHKLVKSKGGEIVLCGATPMARELLQLTSLDTLWAIYDTREDALEAVGA; this is encoded by the coding sequence ATGGCACAAGCACAAGACGACTTCAATCTCGAGTGGCACGGCGACGCTCTGGTGGTCTGCCCCTCCGGCAGCGTCGAGTCGATGGACTGGGTTCTGATCGACCAGGCGGCCCAGATCGTCATGTCTCCCATTCGCAGCCAGAAGGTTCCGCTGGTCGTCTTCGACCTCAGCCAGGTGAACTACTTCGGCTCGGTCTTCCTCGCACTGCTTCTGCGGTGCCACAAGCTCGTCAAGAGCAAGGGGGGCGAGATCGTCCTGTGCGGAGCCACCCCGATGGCCCGCGAACTGCTGCAACTGACCAGTCTCGACACGCTGTGGGCGATTTACGACACTCGCGAAGACGCACTCGAGGCCGTCGGAGCGTAG
- a CDS encoding HEAT repeat domain-containing protein → MLTVLVVSAAVASGNGEAANGESPPVTSRDFDPPLWSEQQEKDFRKHRLNFSRALKADRLSEQDRQNITRGVQRYMYRMTMPELFRDLPKDVLREIISDLRSPVTGKAARDFVMQEVVRIAPELYNQPQPPRFNLAILLSNLDADHKAEPQVPYIPAADRLLEMLQQPNQFFSVKIWCAKGLGRICRDADPSIRLRDRIAGALLQGLAEAPDHVEPEVREWYQRLFIEALGDTGLVYNINRQPTIIDTLMQLLSDPQQSWDIRTAALHAVSRLQFEPSTNVDLILYEAGKLAHEMGRAYNANRAAPHWQANFVKLYHSMIPRFPKEAHQRNLGLVNQIQNRSGLGQYRAKAESLLEAMAPVYNPVTESGGQNPIPASGIQNLQQWLQANAPENRRPTPESQPLPQS, encoded by the coding sequence ATGCTGACCGTTCTGGTCGTCAGTGCTGCAGTGGCCTCCGGGAATGGAGAGGCCGCGAACGGCGAATCGCCCCCGGTCACTTCGCGGGATTTCGATCCGCCCCTGTGGTCCGAGCAGCAGGAAAAGGACTTCCGGAAGCACCGGCTCAATTTCAGCCGGGCGCTCAAGGCAGACCGCCTCTCCGAACAGGACCGGCAGAACATCACCCGCGGAGTTCAGCGGTACATGTACCGCATGACAATGCCGGAGCTGTTCCGCGACCTGCCGAAGGACGTGCTGCGGGAAATCATCTCGGACCTGCGGTCACCGGTCACCGGTAAGGCGGCCCGCGATTTCGTCATGCAGGAAGTCGTGCGCATCGCACCGGAACTCTACAACCAGCCGCAGCCGCCCCGCTTCAACCTGGCGATTCTGCTGTCGAACCTCGACGCGGACCACAAGGCGGAACCTCAGGTCCCGTACATCCCCGCGGCCGATCGGCTGCTCGAAATGCTGCAGCAGCCGAATCAGTTTTTCTCGGTCAAGATCTGGTGTGCGAAAGGACTGGGCCGCATCTGCCGCGACGCCGACCCGAGCATCCGATTGCGGGATCGCATTGCCGGCGCCCTGCTTCAGGGTCTGGCTGAAGCTCCCGATCATGTCGAGCCCGAAGTCCGGGAGTGGTACCAGCGACTGTTCATCGAGGCGCTGGGGGACACCGGTCTGGTGTACAACATCAACCGCCAGCCGACGATCATCGACACGTTGATGCAGCTGCTCAGCGATCCACAGCAATCGTGGGACATTCGCACCGCCGCCCTCCATGCCGTCAGTCGCCTGCAGTTCGAGCCGTCGACCAACGTCGACCTGATTCTGTACGAAGCGGGCAAGCTGGCGCACGAAATGGGCCGTGCCTACAACGCGAACCGGGCGGCTCCGCACTGGCAGGCGAACTTTGTGAAGCTGTACCACTCGATGATCCCCAGGTTTCCCAAGGAAGCTCACCAGCGGAACCTGGGACTCGTCAACCAGATCCAGAACCGCAGCGGACTCGGCCAGTATCGGGCCAAAGCCGAGTCGCTTCTCGAAGCCATGGCACCGGTTTACAATCCGGTCACCGAATCCGGCGGGCAAAACCCGATCCCGGCCTCCGGCATCCAGAATCTGCAGCAGTGGCTTCAGGCCAACGCCCCCGAAAATCGCCGGCCCACGCCCGAAAGCCAGCCGCTGCCCCAGTCGTGA
- a CDS encoding histone deacetylase family protein has protein sequence MVDLYTDAIFERHETGQHPECPARLASIRKRLDQSGLLQRCRVHASVAADPQMILRVHTQSHLDRIEATSREGGGRLDPDTVMSEESADVANRAAGTAAAAVDAVLGEKGRKALCLVRPPGHHALANRAMGFCLYNNVAVAAAHARAAHGLERVLIVDWDVHHGNGTQDIFYEDGQVYFLSAHRWPFYPGTGDADETGAGAGLGATRNLPLQFGISRPDYRSTFAGAMEDFARRCRPQLVLVSAGFDAHRADPIGSLGLETEDFASLTELVDDVARTYCEGRLVSFLEGGYDLQALAESVESHLATLIQRDADDASPPAP, from the coding sequence ATGGTGGACCTCTACACTGACGCAATCTTCGAGCGACACGAAACCGGCCAGCATCCGGAATGCCCCGCCAGGCTGGCCTCGATTCGAAAGCGACTCGATCAGAGTGGTCTGCTCCAGCGGTGTCGTGTCCATGCCAGTGTGGCGGCCGATCCGCAGATGATTCTGCGGGTCCATACGCAGTCGCATCTCGACCGCATTGAAGCAACATCACGCGAGGGAGGCGGCCGGCTCGATCCCGATACGGTCATGAGCGAGGAATCGGCGGACGTCGCCAACCGTGCGGCCGGGACCGCTGCGGCGGCTGTCGATGCCGTCCTCGGCGAGAAGGGCCGCAAGGCACTCTGTCTGGTGCGTCCGCCCGGCCATCATGCGCTGGCCAACCGCGCCATGGGGTTCTGTCTGTACAACAACGTCGCTGTTGCCGCGGCCCACGCCCGCGCCGCACATGGACTGGAGCGTGTGCTGATCGTGGACTGGGATGTGCATCACGGCAACGGGACGCAGGACATCTTCTACGAGGATGGACAGGTGTACTTTCTGTCGGCGCATCGCTGGCCGTTCTATCCGGGAACGGGTGACGCCGACGAAACCGGAGCCGGCGCCGGCCTGGGAGCAACGCGGAATCTCCCGCTGCAGTTCGGGATCTCCCGGCCCGACTACCGCTCGACGTTTGCCGGTGCGATGGAGGACTTTGCACGGCGCTGCCGGCCTCAACTGGTACTGGTCAGCGCCGGCTTTGATGCTCATCGGGCCGACCCGATTGGCTCTCTCGGCCTGGAGACCGAAGACTTCGCTTCGCTGACCGAGCTGGTTGACGACGTCGCGCGGACATATTGCGAGGGACGTCTCGTCAGCTTTCTCGAAGGAGGATACGACCTGCAGGCGCTGGCCGAGTCGGTCGAGAGTCATCTCGCGACGCTCATTCAACGGGATGCCGACGACGCATCGCCGCCAGCGCCGTAA